GCAGGATGCCTTCCGCCGCTCTTGCAACTGTCTGGATCGAGTACAGCCTGTCCCTGGGGGCCAACCAGGTTCAGGATCACCGCGGGTTTGGGAGACAGTCCAAACCGCAATTTGAGGTACTTTGTATGTCAGCTGCGCTTTCGTATCCCGTTCCTGCCTTGAAGCCCAACACGCGGGCGCGCGCCCAGATTCTGATTCTGGAGCCGGATCTCGCCGTTCTGGATTATCTTCGATCGACTCTCGGCTCCCGGTACTCACTCAGTCTCTTTTCAGACGAGCAGACCCTGCTCGAGCGTTTGGATAAGGCCGAGCAGCCGGATCTGCTTTTGCTTGCCCTGCACACCAACCGCGACCCATTGCCGCTCTTAACGCACATCCGGTGCACCAAGCCAAATCTCGCCGTGGTCGTCCTCTCCTGCTCCGCCGAACTTCGCGACCTGGAGATGGTGATCCGTCTGGGCGTCCGCGCCATCGTGATGAAGCCGTTTACTGGCAGCGACGTCGAGCAGGCCATCGAGGAGCACCTCGCCTCTGCTGAGAAAAAGATTCCCGTCGCCGATGCACTGAAAGAGATTCCGCTCAACGAGACGCACTCCTTTGTGCGGTCCAGCAAGAGAATGCGCGAACTGGAAGCTCAGGCCGCCTTGGTAGCCCGCGCCGACATTCCACTCCTCATACTTGGAGAGAGCGGAACCGGCAAGGAGATCCTCGCCCTCTACACCCACAAGATGTCTGCCCGCAGCCAGAACATCTTTCTCAAGGTCAACTGCGCCGCAGTCCCGGCCGACCTGTTGGAGAGTGAACTCTTCGGCTACGAACAGGGAGCATTCACCGGAGCGGTGAAGACCAAGCCCGGCAAGTTCGAAGTCTGCACCGGTGGAACGATCTTTCTCGACGAAATCGGCGAGATGCCGGCCATCCTCCAGGCTAAGCTTCTGCAGGTCTTGCAGGATGGAACGTTCTCTCGCCTGGGCAGCCGTTCGCCGATGAAGGTGGACGTACGCGTGATCGCCGCCACCAACATCAATATGAAGGAGGCCATGGCCAACAAGACGTTTCGCGAGGATCTGTATTACCGCCTCAACGGGTTTACCCTCAGCATTCCGCCGTTGCGGGAGCGCCGCGAGGAGATTCCGGTTCTGTCGGAGTACTTTATGCGCAAGGGCGCCAAGCGGTATGGTCGTGACCCGTTACCTTTCTCGCAAAACCTGCTGACCGCGCTATCCGAGCACTCCTGGCCGGGCAACCTGCGCGAGCTGGAAAATGTAGTCAACCGTTATCTAGTGCTTGGCGAGGAAAGATCCATCGTCGACGAACTCTCCCCCTCAACGGTCTATCAGGGAGGAGCAGCAACAACGACAACAGCCCAGGAGGTGCCAAATGGCGCTGGGCTCAAGGCGATGGTCCGCAACCTAAAAGGAGATGCGGAGTCGACGGCAATTGCACAGGTACTGGAGGGAACTGGATGGAACAGGAAGGCCGCGGCAAACGATCTGCAAATCAGCTACAAGGCGCTCCTGTACAAGATCAAGCAGTACGACCTGTCACCGCGGAACAACCACGCATCGTAAGGTCCCAGGCCAAATCCCAGGTCGCCGAAAAAGAGCTGTCCGAGGCGTATCGAGTCGTAGTCCGTTACGAGAATCATGCCGTTCGCGGACTCGCTGAGCCACATGAGCTTGGTTCGATCGAACAGCTTCTGCGCAACGATCCCATCTATCCGCTTGACTCCATCCGGCTGAAGCTTCTGGGCTCGGACACCATCGAGGACGTGCCCACCAGAGACGCCAAGGCAGTCTTCTTCGTCAAGACCTTCGATGGCGATCTTCGCCACAGGGCTCTTCACTTTCACGAGCATGCACCCGTCGTGCCGGGCCTGTGGGTGCGCGTCTACTTCTACGACGGAGAGATGATCGAAGGAATCATCAGCAACACCCGGGACTTCGTGCTCGAATCAGGCTTCTTCCTGCGGCCGACCGATCCGAATGGAAATAACACCCTGGTCTACGTTCTCAAGGGCGGACTCAAGGACTTCCATGTCCTCGGAATGCGAAACGTTCCCAGAAGCTCCAACTAGTCCGCTAGAAGAGCGGCAACATCCATCGCGATGACACAGATCGTCAGCCCGCAAACCGCCGAGCATTACAAATGGGGTGGTCCTCGAGGAGAGGACTGCGACGGCTGGCATCTCGTCAGGACTCCAGATCTCAGCGTCATCGAAGAGCTCATGCCGCCGGGCACGAGTGAGGTCCAACATCTCCACCTCCATTCGCGCCAGTTCTTCTACGTTCTCGCGGGAGAGTTGACCATTGACGTGGAGCAACACAGCTTCGTTCTTCACGCCGGCACTGGCCTCGAGGTTTCTCCCGGGCAGCGTCATCGGGTTTTCAATCGCGGTACGAACCCGACGCGCCTGCTTGTCACGAGTCAACCTCCGAGCCATGGCGACAGGGTCAACACCTGACGAGCGATAACGGAACAACAGGAGTCGCGGCACAAGGAAGGCCATTTCAAACCACTGATGCTTTTCGCCTTATCGTACGTCCTTCCTGTGTTGGTTTATTCCCACTGCCGCTACTGCCGATCTATTGATCGACGGACGTAAATTAAATTCAATACCTTTGGGTGTCTGATGGGGAAGGGGTTCTTCGCATATCAGATAGTGGGAGAATTGTGGTCTTTCAGTTGGCTGGAATTTCATTTGGTTCTTTTTCCACGCGATCCGCTCGACCCGTCTCGCAAAGGCTGGCGTTAACTCTGGGATTGTTCACTGTTTTGTCTCAAGGGTCACAGGCATTGGCGCAAGAGGCCGCCGCCCGCTACATCGAGTATCCGCAGCTTCAGGGCAAGGTACAGCCGTTGCAGTTGGAAGCCTTGCCGAAGTGGGCCACCATAGACTTTCAGCTTCGCGGACGTTTCGAGAATCAGTCTTCGGACGACTACATCTCCGGCAACGGGCAGTCCTATCTTCTGACTCGGGTCTACGGCGGGTTGGAGATCCGTCCGACAAAGTGGCTCACGGGATATATCCAGTTCATAGACACCCACGCCCTGGGACTGCCGTTGAAGTATGTATCAGCGAATCAGCGCGACGTCTTCGATGACCGGCAGGCGTACCTCGAATTCCATTTCAAGCAAACGAAGATCTTCGCCGGACGGCAGGAGCTGAAGTATGGCGGCGAGCGGCTGGTCGGTATCAGCGACTGGACCAACAACAGCCGCACCTGGGACGGCTTCCTCGGGTGCTATGGAGATAACAATCGGATCGACGTCTTCAGCACTTCGGTAGTGGAGGTTCATGCTACTTCGCTCGACAAGCATGGAGCGGGCCTAACCTTCCACGGCGCGGTCGGCACTATTGGAACGTGGGTACCCCATGCGGTCCTTCAGCCGTTTGTCTTTATCAAAGCCCTTCCGCGCGTACAGGGTGCAAATGGCGTCTTCGGCACCGAGACAACGGTGACGCCTGGTGCGGAATTCGCCGGCGACTTTGGCGGATTCGACTTCGACGTCCTCGGAGCGCTCCAGCGCGGCAGCTACTCGAACGAGTCGATCGAAGCCGCTGCCGGCTACGTCAAGGCCGGTTACGTTGCATCACACCTTCCATGGCAGCCGCGTCTGCAGGCGGAGTATGACTATGCCTCGGGCAACCCGCATACGAATCCCTTTCGCATGGGCACCTTCGATCAGCAGTATCCCAGCAATCACAACGCGTTCGGCCTGACCGATCTGTTCGGATACCAGAACATCAAGCAGGAGCGGATCAATCTGGATCTGACTCCGGTCAAACATCTCTCCCTGTTGATCCAGGAGGAGTCCCTGCAGGTCGCGTCCAGGTTTGACAACGTCTACAGCGGCAGCGCAGGGACGACCATCAAAGCGCCCACTGCTGGATTTCGCAGCGGAGATCTCGGACATGAGTTCGATGCCTCCGGCAAGTATGTCTTTCGTGACTACCTCGTGCTGAACGTCGGCGTCGGCCACCTGTCGTCAGGCACGCTGCTGCGGGAGAACTCGCATGGAACTCCGTTAACGCTTGCCTACTTCGGATTGACCTACCGATTCAGGTTGGATCACAAGAGTGTCGCTCCGTAGCGGGTCCCCTCTGGAGGAGAAAGTCGTCAGCGCGTCGGAAGGCAACAACTGTTACATGCTTCTAATGGTGGAGGTATCTGATATCTCCGGGTACGATCAAATCACAGAGGGTAGTTCATCAGGGAGGATGTTCCAAAAATGGATGAGGAAAAAGATCAGTCGAAGGTAAGCCGGCGCAGGTTTCTCGAAGCCAGTTCGGCAATGCTGGTAGCGGCGGCAGGCATGCAGGTCGCCCAGGGTCAGGAAAAATCTGTAGCCACCCCAAACCATCCGGGCGTCAACGAGAGCCAGCCACTCCCCATCAACAGCGCCCTTGATGATCAGAATCCGTCGTCGGTATGGGCGCCGGAGACCGACTCCGGCGGTCAGCCTCCCTTCAAGTATCCGTTTTCATTTGCCCACAAGCGTATCGAAGAGGGCGGCTGGACCAGGCAGGTGACGGTTCGTGACCTGCCCATCTCGAAAAAGATGGCCGGCGTCCAAATGAGGCTCATCAAGGGCGGCATTCGCGAGCTCCATTGGCACGTCGGCTCAGAGTGGGCATTTATGATCTCCGGAACCGCGCGCATCACCGCAGTCGACCAGCAGGGCCGGGCGTTCGTAGAGGATGTAAGCGCCGGCGACCTGTGGCTCTTTCCTGGTGGAATTCCTCACTCGATTCAAGGCGTCGGCGAAGATGGCGCGACCTTCCTGCTCGTCTTCGATGACGGAAACTTCAACGAGTTTCAGACGTTTCTGCTGACCGACTGGCTGACCCACACCCCAAAGGAGGTTCTGGCGAAGAACTTCGACGTGCCGGCATCCACCTTTGACAAGGTGCCGAAGAAAGAGCTGTTCATCTTCGAGCGCCCGTTGCCCCGTCCGCTCGAGGAGGAGAAGCGCGATGCCTCTGCTGGAACCGGGATGGTGCCAAATACGTTCGCCTTCTTTACCGGGAAGATGCAGCCGACTAAGGTCTCAAAGGGCGGCGAGGTCAAGATCGTCGATCAGAAAAACTTCCCGGCAACAAACATCGCTGCTGCGATCGTTACGCTGAAGCCGGGCGGCCTGCGCGAACTCCACTGGCACCCCAATGAAGACGAGTGGCAGTACTACGTCAAAGGAAAAGGAAGAATGACGGTCTTCACAGCGGGAGGTCATGCTCGAACTATGGACTTCGAGGAGGGCGACGTTGGCTACATCGATCGGTCTGCCCCGCACTACATCGAGAACACCGGCGACTCGGATCTCGTCTTCCTGGAGGTCTTCCCGACCGCTCACTACGAAGACATCTCTCTTGCAGAGTGGTTGGCCCATACTCCCTCGCGTCTGGTGGACGAGCACATCGCCACTGGCGAAGATTTTCTTCGCAACATTGCCAGGAAGAAGACGGTCATCACTCCCGAATAAACGCGAAGGAGCTCGCACCTACAAGAAAGAGGCAGCCGCTATGGCTGCCTCTTCTCTATTTTTGACCGTCCAGTTGCTTACACGCCGACTGGTTCGCCGACCTTCACATTCACTGGCGTCAGCCAGTTGTGGCGGTCAGGAAGTGTGCCATGGACGATGCCGAAGAACTCATCGTGCAGCGCTTTGGTAATCGGGCCCATCGTGCCGTCGCCAACCATAATCCGATCGACCGAACGGAGATGGGTCACCTCTGCCGCTGTGCCGGTGAAGAAGGCTTCATCGCAGATATAGAGCATCTCGCGGGGAAGCGCCTGCTCGACCACTTCGATGCCAAGCTGCTTCGCCAGCGTAAGAACGGAGCTGCGGGTGATGCCGTTCAGCACCGAGTTCGCCAGCGGTGTGGTGTACAGCACGCCGCCGCGTACCAGGAACAGGTTCTCGCCCGATCCTTCGGAGAGGTAGCCATTCGTATCCAGGCCAATGCCTTCGGAGTAGCCGTTGATCTCGGCCTCCATGCGAATCAGCTGCGAGTTCATGTAGTTCGCTCCGGCCTTGGCCAGCGTCGGCATCGTGTTCGGGGCGAGCCGGCTCCAACTCGACACGCAGACATCGGCTCCGGAGGTGCCGGGAACATACTTGCCCCAGGGATAGTTCGCGATGTACACCTCAACGGGCGACTTCAGCGGATTGACGCCAAGCTCACCATACCCACGAAACGCGATCGGGCGAATGTAGCACGGAGCGACGCCATTGGCTTCCACTACATCGATGACTGCGGCCGAGAGCTGCTCCACGTTGTAGGGAAGCGGCATCCGGTAGATCTTGGCCGAATCGACCAGCCGAGCCATGTGCTCCGGCAGGCGGAAGATGCTTGCAGCGTTGGGCTGCGCGTAGCAGCGAATGCCCTCAAAAACGGAAGAGCCGTAGTGGACGACGTGGGACATAACGTGAATCTGAGCTTTGTCCCAGGGGATGAGGCTACCGTTGTGCCAGATGTTCGTGGTGGTCTGTATGGGCATTCGTACGCTCCTAAGCGCTGAAGGATCATTATAGCGGTTGCCCGTCATGGGAGAATAGGGAGTGATGTTCAATCCCCATGCCGTCAGTCTCGCGGGGTTGGAGCACTCGGCGTACGTGCAGTTTTCTGTTCTCGCGCTCAGCTCCATCTTCTTTCTCGTCGACCCGTTCGCAGCTCTGCCCACCTTTCTCGCGGTGACGGCGGGTGCGGATGCGCCGCGTCGACGAAAGATGGCCTGGAAGGCGTCGGTCACGGCGCTGGTCGTGCTCAGCGCGTTCGCCGTGGCCGGGCAGTACATCTTCAAGATGTTCGGCATCACCCTTCCGGCCTTCGAGATCGCCGGCGGCATCATCCTCCTGCTCATCGGTCTGGACATGCTCGAGGCCAAACGCTCGCCTACTCAGGAGTCAACTGAGGAGACCACGGAAGCAGCTCAGAAAGAAGATGCAGGCATCGTTCCTCTCGGAATTCCGATGCTCGCCGGCCCAGGCTCCATCACGAGCGTGATGGTATTAGTCGGCCAGGCGCAGACGCGCTGGCAGATGATCGCGATTCTAGTGTCGATCTTCATCACGGCCGCCATCTGCTACCTCGTCCTCGGAAACTCCGACCGCGTGGCTCGGGCCATGGGAGAGACCGGCGTCAGAATCCTCGTCCGCATCATGGGTCTGCTGTTGGTTGCCCTTGCGGTGCAATACTTTGTGAACGGCATGGTCGATCTCGGCGTTATCAACAAACCGTAAGCGATTTTGAGCTGTCTCTAAAGACCGTTTGCGCATATGCTGGCATTAATCGTCGGGTAACTTTTCGGCAACTTTGACCTCTAACCGGGCATCACATCTCCGTCCTCGATCTTACGAAGCGAGAAGAATATGTCCCAGACCGTAGAAGCAAACGCCGCAGCAACATCACTCCTCGCTCGATACAAAGCCGTTCGCCAGGCGAGCAAGAATCTTTGTCGTCCCTTATCCCCTGAGGACATGATGGTTCAGTCCTCTCCCGAAGCCAGTCCGGTCAAGTGGCATCTCGCCCACACCAGCTGGTTCTTCGAGACCTTCGTTCTACGCGAATTCGCCGCCGGCTACCAGCCTTATCATCCCGACTTCCACTGGCTCTTCAACAGCTACTACAACTCGCTCGGCGAGATGCCGGAGAAAAAACTCCGCGCCTCTTTCTCCCGCCCTCCCCTCGAATCGATCCTCGCCTACCGCACCCACGTCGACGCCGCAATGACTGCCCTCATGCAGCATCCGCTCGAAGACGAGGCCGCCCGCCGCATCGCCCTCGGCCTCGAGCACGAGCAACAGCATCAGGAGCTCATCGCCACCGACATCAAGCACGCTCTCTTCACCAACCCGCTGCATCCTCCCTACATCGACGGACCCGCCAAGCAGAAACTCGACACTATCGCACCGCCTCTCGATTGGATCGACTTCGCCGGCGGCATCACCGAGATCGGCTTTAAACTCGACTCCGCCGATCCTATTCAATCGGTATCCTTCTTCGCCTTCGACAACGAGACTCCGCGTCACCCCGTCTATCTCGCGCCCTACCGCCTCGCCACACGGCTGGTCACCTGCGCTGAGTATCTCGCCTTCATCGACCAGAACGGCTACAACCGCCCCGAGCTCTGGCTCTCCGAGGGCTGGACCACCAACCGAGCCGAGGGCTGGCAGGCGCCCCTCTACTGGCGTCGCGACGAAGAGACGAACTCCGGCTGGTCCATCTACACCATGAACGGCTTTCGTTCGCTCGACGACCTCAGCGAGACCCCCGTCTGCCACCTCAGCTTCTTCGAGGCCGACGCCTACGCCCGCTGGGCCGGGCACCGTCTCCCCACCGAGTTCGAGTGGGAGCACGCCGCCAGCCAGCTTGGCCTTCTACGCAAAGAGGTCAACTCACAACCCGCGCTCCTCACCTACCAGCCGGACCCCGCGCAGAAGCTCACCGCCATCCCGGCCGTTCAGGCGAACCTCTTCGAGACCGGCAACCTCCACCCGACACCAGCTTCGGCAGTCTCCGG
This Tunturibacter gelidoferens DNA region includes the following protein-coding sequences:
- a CDS encoding DUF6982 domain-containing protein yields the protein MEQEGRGKRSANQLQGAPVQDQAVRPVTAEQPRIVRSQAKSQVAEKELSEAYRVVVRYENHAVRGLAEPHELGSIEQLLRNDPIYPLDSIRLKLLGSDTIEDVPTRDAKAVFFVKTFDGDLRHRALHFHEHAPVVPGLWVRVYFYDGEMIEGIISNTRDFVLESGFFLRPTDPNGNNTLVYVLKGGLKDFHVLGMRNVPRSSN
- the egtB gene encoding ergothioneine biosynthesis protein EgtB; protein product: MSQTVEANAAATSLLARYKAVRQASKNLCRPLSPEDMMVQSSPEASPVKWHLAHTSWFFETFVLREFAAGYQPYHPDFHWLFNSYYNSLGEMPEKKLRASFSRPPLESILAYRTHVDAAMTALMQHPLEDEAARRIALGLEHEQQHQELIATDIKHALFTNPLHPPYIDGPAKQKLDTIAPPLDWIDFAGGITEIGFKLDSADPIQSVSFFAFDNETPRHPVYLAPYRLATRLVTCAEYLAFIDQNGYNRPELWLSEGWTTNRAEGWQAPLYWRRDEETNSGWSIYTMNGFRSLDDLSETPVCHLSFFEADAYARWAGHRLPTEFEWEHAASQLGLLRKEVNSQPALLTYQPDPAQKLTAIPAVQANLFETGNLHPTPASAVSGLQQIFGDVWEWTASGYTGYPGYKPLPGALGEYNGKFMSSQVILRGGSCVTPTTHIRATYRNFFSPSTRWQFSGLRLAQDVSK
- a CDS encoding alginate export family protein: MAQEAAARYIEYPQLQGKVQPLQLEALPKWATIDFQLRGRFENQSSDDYISGNGQSYLLTRVYGGLEIRPTKWLTGYIQFIDTHALGLPLKYVSANQRDVFDDRQAYLEFHFKQTKIFAGRQELKYGGERLVGISDWTNNSRTWDGFLGCYGDNNRIDVFSTSVVEVHATSLDKHGAGLTFHGAVGTIGTWVPHAVLQPFVFIKALPRVQGANGVFGTETTVTPGAEFAGDFGGFDFDVLGALQRGSYSNESIEAAAGYVKAGYVASHLPWQPRLQAEYDYASGNPHTNPFRMGTFDQQYPSNHNAFGLTDLFGYQNIKQERINLDLTPVKHLSLLIQEESLQVASRFDNVYSGSAGTTIKAPTAGFRSGDLGHEFDASGKYVFRDYLVLNVGVGHLSSGTLLRENSHGTPLTLAYFGLTYRFRLDHKSVAP
- a CDS encoding sigma-54 dependent transcriptional regulator, whose product is MPSAALATVWIEYSLSLGANQVQDHRGFGRQSKPQFEVLCMSAALSYPVPALKPNTRARAQILILEPDLAVLDYLRSTLGSRYSLSLFSDEQTLLERLDKAEQPDLLLLALHTNRDPLPLLTHIRCTKPNLAVVVLSCSAELRDLEMVIRLGVRAIVMKPFTGSDVEQAIEEHLASAEKKIPVADALKEIPLNETHSFVRSSKRMRELEAQAALVARADIPLLILGESGTGKEILALYTHKMSARSQNIFLKVNCAAVPADLLESELFGYEQGAFTGAVKTKPGKFEVCTGGTIFLDEIGEMPAILQAKLLQVLQDGTFSRLGSRSPMKVDVRVIAATNINMKEAMANKTFREDLYYRLNGFTLSIPPLRERREEIPVLSEYFMRKGAKRYGRDPLPFSQNLLTALSEHSWPGNLRELENVVNRYLVLGEERSIVDELSPSTVYQGGAATTTTAQEVPNGAGLKAMVRNLKGDAESTAIAQVLEGTGWNRKAAANDLQISYKALLYKIKQYDLSPRNNHAS
- a CDS encoding cupin domain-containing protein; translation: MDEEKDQSKVSRRRFLEASSAMLVAAAGMQVAQGQEKSVATPNHPGVNESQPLPINSALDDQNPSSVWAPETDSGGQPPFKYPFSFAHKRIEEGGWTRQVTVRDLPISKKMAGVQMRLIKGGIRELHWHVGSEWAFMISGTARITAVDQQGRAFVEDVSAGDLWLFPGGIPHSIQGVGEDGATFLLVFDDGNFNEFQTFLLTDWLTHTPKEVLAKNFDVPASTFDKVPKKELFIFERPLPRPLEEEKRDASAGTGMVPNTFAFFTGKMQPTKVSKGGEVKIVDQKNFPATNIAAAIVTLKPGGLRELHWHPNEDEWQYYVKGKGRMTVFTAGGHARTMDFEEGDVGYIDRSAPHYIENTGDSDLVFLEVFPTAHYEDISLAEWLAHTPSRLVDEHIATGEDFLRNIARKKTVITPE
- a CDS encoding cupin domain-containing protein; this translates as MTQIVSPQTAEHYKWGGPRGEDCDGWHLVRTPDLSVIEELMPPGTSEVQHLHLHSRQFFYVLAGELTIDVEQHSFVLHAGTGLEVSPGQRHRVFNRGTNPTRLLVTSQPPSHGDRVNT
- a CDS encoding branched-chain amino acid transaminase, whose protein sequence is MPIQTTTNIWHNGSLIPWDKAQIHVMSHVVHYGSSVFEGIRCYAQPNAASIFRLPEHMARLVDSAKIYRMPLPYNVEQLSAAVIDVVEANGVAPCYIRPIAFRGYGELGVNPLKSPVEVYIANYPWGKYVPGTSGADVCVSSWSRLAPNTMPTLAKAGANYMNSQLIRMEAEINGYSEGIGLDTNGYLSEGSGENLFLVRGGVLYTTPLANSVLNGITRSSVLTLAKQLGIEVVEQALPREMLYICDEAFFTGTAAEVTHLRSVDRIMVGDGTMGPITKALHDEFFGIVHGTLPDRHNWLTPVNVKVGEPVGV
- a CDS encoding MarC family protein; protein product: MFNPHAVSLAGLEHSAYVQFSVLALSSIFFLVDPFAALPTFLAVTAGADAPRRRKMAWKASVTALVVLSAFAVAGQYIFKMFGITLPAFEIAGGIILLLIGLDMLEAKRSPTQESTEETTEAAQKEDAGIVPLGIPMLAGPGSITSVMVLVGQAQTRWQMIAILVSIFITAAICYLVLGNSDRVARAMGETGVRILVRIMGLLLVALAVQYFVNGMVDLGVINKP